A window from Bordetella petrii encodes these proteins:
- a CDS encoding alpha-hydroxy-acid oxidizing protein — MNLQSAINLEDLRRLARRKLPRIAFDFIDGGADGELCLKRNRDAFERYCLVPRYLRDVSTRDQSVELFGRRYASPIGISPTGLAGLFRPGADLMLAAAARQADVPFLLSSASNAAWEDAIAIAPEHVWFQMYCTRDERINDDLVRRAREAGVRVLVVSVDVPVNSNRERNRRNGFTRPFRMTPGVVLEALGHPAWVLRYLRTGGIPMMQNWKPYARDDADAAAVADLYGTLTPAPMISWQHMQRIRQAWDGPLMIKGLLHPDDAREAACLGVDGLVVSNHGGRQLDAAPAPLDMLPAIRAAVGDRMPLILDSGVRRGSDVAIARALGACSTIFGRPTLYAVAAGGQAGAERALQIVRNELDMVMTQIGCRSFQDLDCSYLWTHERPFSPSPFHCAARPVSA, encoded by the coding sequence GTGAACCTTCAATCCGCCATCAACCTGGAAGACTTGCGCCGGCTGGCGCGCCGCAAACTGCCCCGCATTGCGTTCGATTTCATCGATGGCGGCGCCGATGGCGAACTGTGCCTGAAGCGCAACCGCGATGCGTTCGAGCGCTATTGCCTGGTTCCGCGCTACCTGCGCGACGTGTCGACCCGCGACCAGTCGGTGGAGCTGTTCGGGCGCCGCTATGCCAGCCCGATCGGGATTTCGCCCACCGGCCTGGCCGGCTTGTTCAGGCCGGGCGCGGACCTGATGCTGGCCGCGGCCGCGCGCCAGGCCGATGTGCCGTTCCTGCTGTCCAGCGCCAGCAACGCGGCCTGGGAAGACGCCATCGCGATTGCCCCCGAGCACGTGTGGTTCCAGATGTACTGCACGCGCGATGAGCGCATCAACGACGACCTGGTCCGGCGCGCGCGAGAGGCGGGCGTGCGCGTGCTGGTGGTGTCGGTGGATGTGCCGGTCAATTCAAACCGCGAGCGCAACCGGCGCAACGGCTTTACCCGGCCGTTCCGCATGACGCCGGGCGTGGTGCTGGAAGCCCTGGGCCACCCGGCCTGGGTGCTGCGCTATCTGCGCACCGGCGGCATTCCCATGATGCAGAACTGGAAGCCCTACGCGCGCGACGATGCCGATGCCGCGGCGGTGGCCGATCTGTACGGCACGCTGACGCCGGCGCCGATGATCAGCTGGCAGCACATGCAGCGCATTCGCCAGGCATGGGACGGCCCGCTGATGATCAAGGGGCTGCTGCATCCCGATGACGCGCGCGAGGCGGCGTGCCTGGGCGTGGACGGCCTGGTGGTGTCGAACCACGGCGGCCGGCAGTTGGACGCCGCGCCGGCGCCGCTGGACATGCTGCCGGCGATCCGCGCCGCGGTGGGCGACCGGATGCCGCTGATCCTGGACAGCGGCGTGCGGCGCGGATCGGACGTGGCCATCGCGCGGGCGCTGGGCGCCTGCTCGACCATCTTCGGCCGGCCCACCCTGTACGCCGTGGCGGCGGGCGGCCAGGCCGGCGCCGAGCGGGCGCTGCAGATCGTGCGCAACGAGCTGGACATGGTCATGACGCAGATCGGCTGCCGGTCGTTCCAGGACCTGGACTGCAGCTACCTGTGGACGCATGAAAGGCCGTTCAGTCCATCACCTTTCCATTGTGCAGCACGGCCGGTTTCAGCTTGA
- a CDS encoding IclR family transcriptional regulator — protein MDLELLALEQPSRAAPDRTGTQSLGRGIKLMRMIATRPAFGWRLSDLAAACKQDKGTVHRMLACLVEERLVIQRPSDRRYLPGPLMYELGMAVPARVQFQRRAEAVLQSFARRMGGIALLLLRSGNEYVCSIRAGTLPLAGLMVQQGTRRPLITSAGGIAIIQTLAADEARQVLLNNVAQEIAGHGTMRLHALQKMQERSDHHGWGVNLGDVVPGVHAFAMPVRDARGVCFAAACLMGTAELYGEERLPELHAALQAVAATLSADADKFSI, from the coding sequence ATGGATCTCGAGCTCCTTGCTCTGGAGCAGCCCAGCCGGGCCGCGCCCGACCGCACCGGCACACAAAGCCTGGGGCGCGGCATCAAGCTCATGCGCATGATCGCCACGCGGCCGGCCTTCGGCTGGCGCCTGTCGGACCTGGCCGCGGCCTGCAAGCAGGACAAAGGCACGGTGCACCGGATGCTGGCCTGCCTGGTCGAAGAACGCCTGGTCATCCAGCGGCCGTCCGACCGGCGCTACCTGCCGGGCCCGCTGATGTACGAGCTGGGCATGGCTGTGCCGGCGCGCGTGCAGTTCCAGCGCCGCGCCGAAGCGGTGTTGCAATCGTTCGCGCGCCGCATGGGCGGCATTGCATTGCTGCTGCTGCGCAGCGGCAATGAATACGTGTGCAGCATCCGGGCCGGCACGCTGCCCCTGGCCGGCCTGATGGTGCAGCAGGGAACCCGCCGGCCGCTGATCACCTCGGCGGGCGGCATCGCCATCATCCAGACGCTGGCCGCCGACGAAGCGCGGCAGGTGCTGCTGAACAACGTGGCCCAGGAAATCGCCGGCCACGGCACCATGCGCCTGCACGCGCTGCAGAAAATGCAGGAACGCTCCGACCATCACGGCTGGGGCGTCAACCTGGGCGACGTGGTGCCGGGCGTGCATGCGTTTGCCATGCCGGTGCGCGACGCGCGCGGCGTGTGTTTCGCCGCGGCCTGCCTGATGGGAACCGCCGAACTGTACGGCGAAGAGCGCCTGCCCGAACTGCACGCCGCGCTGCAGGCCGTGGCCGCGACTCTGTCGGCCGACGCAGACAAGTTCAGCATATGA
- a CDS encoding SMP-30/gluconolactonase/LRE family protein, producing the protein MFAPPEILQAEVFARIPERHLVRGRSSDWARTQLHGAPAPVFLEGPSFDRAGNLWVVDIPWGRIFRIDPKGGVELAAEYDGEPNGLKFHSDGRAFIADYKNGIMVLEPQTGRVEPYLDRARLERFKGCNDLFFAANGDLYFTDQGQSGLHDPSGRLYRLRPSGQLDVVLQGIPSPNGLVMNLDETAVYLAVTRDNAIWRVPLMADGSATKVGVYIQMSGGGGPDGIALDAEGGLAVCHVGFGAVWIFSPRGEPQYRIDAPEGLYTTNCAYGGPDGRTLYMIESRTGCVFTARLPVMGKTMYSHTPA; encoded by the coding sequence ATGTTCGCACCCCCCGAAATACTGCAGGCCGAAGTCTTCGCGCGCATCCCGGAACGCCACCTGGTGCGCGGCCGCTCCAGCGACTGGGCCCGCACGCAGCTGCACGGCGCGCCGGCTCCGGTTTTCCTGGAAGGCCCGTCGTTCGACCGGGCCGGCAATCTGTGGGTCGTGGATATTCCATGGGGCCGCATCTTCCGCATCGACCCGAAGGGCGGCGTGGAACTGGCCGCCGAGTACGACGGCGAGCCCAACGGCCTGAAATTCCACTCCGACGGACGCGCCTTCATCGCCGATTACAAGAACGGCATCATGGTGCTGGAGCCACAGACCGGGCGCGTCGAACCATACCTGGACCGCGCGCGGCTGGAACGCTTCAAGGGCTGCAACGACCTGTTCTTCGCCGCCAATGGCGACCTGTACTTCACCGACCAGGGCCAGTCCGGGCTGCACGACCCCAGCGGCCGCCTGTACCGGCTGCGCCCGTCCGGCCAGCTGGATGTGGTGCTGCAGGGCATCCCCAGCCCCAACGGGCTGGTCATGAACCTGGACGAAACGGCGGTCTATCTTGCCGTGACCCGCGACAACGCGATCTGGCGGGTGCCGCTGATGGCCGATGGCTCCGCCACCAAGGTCGGGGTGTATATTCAGATGTCTGGTGGAGGAGGGCCCGATGGCATTGCGCTGGACGCCGAGGGCGGCCTGGCGGTGTGCCACGTGGGCTTCGGCGCGGTCTGGATATTCAGCCCGCGCGGCGAGCCGCAATACCGCATCGACGCGCCCGAAGGCCTGTACACCACCAACTGCGCATATGGCGGCCCCGACGGCCGCACGCTGTACATGATCGAATCGCGCACCGGCTGCGTATTTACCGCCAGGCTGCCGGTGATGGGAAAAACAATGTACTCGCACACGCCCGCCTGA